The Geotrypetes seraphini chromosome 8, aGeoSer1.1, whole genome shotgun sequence genome includes a region encoding these proteins:
- the LOC117366224 gene encoding uncharacterized protein LOC117366224, translating into MGSHLPPDSLRWTFMTALCLWIWKPGEAKVYISCGAVLNSMERGLILSPGFPNSYDPGSHCVWQFVVPAGYQLVMEIFDFDVFENTSDPTDSFPFSFKRLNTNMPFTEESSFGDLHHSVPTAPLFHHEERWKTLHNRSQDPSFESAEGHLDEIFSDIKIHEAAKQMSEQKWLSQGDSAKDLPNEFPSTAEASVSAHYNTPRQEVSTQDTGQKMINKNKIVHLPGRKERGSKTNEDNDLYIHQPTISEGVMDSATAFLQDSSSSLPLPIDICPHDVLYISDLITFSSRFCGTNSPLNKTMVFGSSVGLVEVIMELITTTDRGRGFAMLFEYKNDTGVTPMDLQRHGENMIILAIITGTIFFALILTTLYMVYRHKIWSKRRSSGFSEQENGIQNAAVDISELQLVVQSWKSDNRSFRDPEAAGNSRGTQGRDPSHQTLTEASSSPSAASASGSDKVFAVLSGEQTNELSSTSCRMQDKNLKRSITSSASVSKWLTDHEMLVRGAKNERIVPNTQRQRTWSVRTFHDLLPPLPQLQSKRCSSWTTNSPFTKLLDSGSCMDAKNWSEESHRPVCSALYSESSSSNVTGQLSQPAQQHQRLSSCQLKKSLFGSPSFGFLTSSNHAVNKQSTIADSYQPENGNFGPDHTLELSRFHTGSSAKSSSPNELTAELESLKPVFIISEENDDQLPLVFAEQLCQTGDTLSLGQGGNQNTAGTKADAQLPSQDFLLGSDTNIPSELGTLTRFPASYSLQHYSNTGGLKSPRSLNSLVILDSSQTRPPI; encoded by the exons GTCTACATTTCCTGTGGAGCTGTGCTGAACTCCATGGAGAGGGGCCTAATTTTATCCCCAGGCTTCCCGAACAGTTATGACCCAGGTTCCCATTGTGTGTGGCAGTTTGTTGTGCCTGCTGGATACCAGCTTGTGATGGAGATCTTTGACTTTGATGTTTTCGAGAACACAAGTGACCCCACTGACAGCTTCCCATTTTCTTTCAAAAGGCTCAATACAAATATGCCTTTCACAGAGGAGAGTTCATTTGGTGACCTTCACCACAGTGTTCCCACAGCACCACTCTTTCATCATGAAGAACGTTGGAAGACATTGCACAATCGCAGCCAGGACCCCTCCTTTGAGAGTGCTGAAGGTCATCTTGATGAGATCTTCAGTGACATCAAAATACATGAGGCAGCCAAACAGATGTCTGAACAAAAGTGGCTTTCACAAGGAGACTCAGCCAAAGATCTGCCCAACGAATTTCCGTCTACAGCAGAAGCTTCAGTTTCTGCTCATTATAACACTCCAAGACAAGAGGTCAGTACTCAAGATACAGGTCAAAAAATGATTAATAAAAACAAGATTGTTCATCTGCCTggtaggaaggagagaggaagcaaGACTAACGAAGACAATGATTTATATATACATCAACCAACCATAAGTGAAGGAGTAATGGATTCTGCAACAGCTTTCCTTCAGGACagctcctcttctctgcccttgCCAATAGACATCTGTCCTCATGATGTCTTATATATTTCAGACCTTATCACCTTTTCCTCACGCTTTTGTGGAACAAACTCACCCTTAAACAAGACTATGGTCTTTGGTTCTTCAGTAGGATTGGTGGAGGTTATTATGGAGCTCATTACCACCACAGATCGAGGGCGGGGTTTTGCTATGCTCTTTGAATATAAAAATGACACAGGAGTCACCCCTATGGATTTACAAAGGCACGGGGAAAATATGATCATCTTGGCAATAATTACTGGAACAATCTTCTTTGCTTTGATTCTCACCACACTGTATATGGTATACAG GCACAAGATATGGTCCAAGAGACGATCAAGTGGCTTCAGTGAGCAGGAG AATGGAATCCAGAATGCGGCTGTTGATATTAGTGAGCTGCAGCTTGTGGTCCAGAGCTGGAAGAGCGATAACAGAAGCTTTAGGGACCCAGAAGCTGCAG GAAACAGCAGAGGGACACAAGGCAGAGATCCCTCTcaccagacactcacagaagctTCATCATCCCCCTCAGCTGCAAGTGCTTCTGGAAGTGATAAGGTCTTTGCTGTTTTATCTGGGGAACAGACCAATGAGCTAAGTTCTACCAGTTGCAGAATGCAG GACAAAAACCTGAAGAGAAGTATTACAAGCTCAGCCTCCGTCTCCAAGTGGCTGACAGATCATGAGATGCTTGTCAGGGGTGCCAAAAACGAGAGAATTGTTCCTAATACACAAAGGCAACGAACCTGGAGTGTCCGAACATTTCACGATCTCCTGCCACCCCTACCTCAACTACAGAGCAAAAGATGCAGCAGCTGGACCACAAACAGTCCTTTCACCAAACTGCTGGACAGC GGCTCCTGCATGGATGCAAAGAACTGGAGTGAAGAAAGTCACAGGCCCGTCTGTTCAGCTCTTTATTCAGAATCATCCAGCAGCAATGTCACAGGTCAGCTATCCCAGCCTGCACAACAGCATCAAAGGCTCAGCTCATGTCAACTCAAAAAGTCACTCTTTGGCAGCCCTTCCTTTGGATTTTTAACCAGTAGTAACCATGCTGTGAACAAGCAGAGTACAATAGCAGATTCTTACCAACCAGAAAATGGAAATTTTGGTCCAGACCACACCCTTGAACTTTCCAGATTCCATACAGGCAGCTCAGCCAAAAGCTCGAGCCCAAATGAGCTTACTGCAGAACTGGAGTCATTAAAACCAGTGTTTATCATTTCTGAGGAAAACGATGACCAGCTGCCTTTGGTTTTTGCTGAACAGCTGTGTCAAACTGGTGACACACTGTCCTTAGGGCAAGGTGGTAACCAAAATACCGCAGGAACCAAGGCAGATGCCCAGCTGCCATCACAGGACTTCCTATTAGGTTCAGACACCAACATTCCCTCTGAACTCGGCACCCTGACAAGATTTCCAGCTTCATACAGCCTTCAGCACTACAGTAACACTGGAGGCTTGAAGTCTCCCAGGAGCCTAAACAGTCTGGTTATATTGGACAGCAGTCAAACCAGGCCACCTATTTAG